A stretch of DNA from bacterium:
TTCGGCCCGCCGGGCGATCGGAGCCTGAAACTCGTCTACAACCCGGTGGGAGATTACCTTCCCCCGCCGCAGGCAGCCCTCGAGGCGGACTACAGGCGCGAACTCGGCGAGCGGTTCGGCATCCGCTTCAACGAACTCCGCACCATCACCAACATGCCCATCACGCGGTTCGCCAGCTACCTCAAGGCGGGCGGCAAGATGGAGCGCTACATGGCGCTCCTGCAGGGGGCCTACAACGCCGCCACCCTCGATGGCCTCATGTGCCGCCACCTCATCAGCGTCGGATGGACAGGCACGCTCTACGATTGCGACTTCAACCAGATGCTCGACATGGCGATTGGCAACGGGCATCCGCTCAAACTCTGGGACACGCGCGCGGAAGACCTCATCGGCCGGGACATCACCGCGGGCAACCACTGCTACGGCTGCACGGCGGGCGCCGGCTCCTCCTGCGGCGGCGCGCTGATCTGACTCCTCTTCCGCAAAACCCACCGATTTCCAGTCCTTCCCCGAATTGCGCCCCTCCGCCCGGACACCGATATTTGAGATAGGGAAGCTGCGGGTCGGCCCGGACACGCGACTCTCCGGTACCTCTTCCGGGAGCAGAGTTGCCCACGGGCGAGAAGGGATACCTTGTCATCGTGAAAGTGCCGAAAGATATTTTCGGTCAGGAGACGGGCGAGATCCGCGTCTGGTTTGACGCCGCCCTCATCCCCACCGAAGCCACCGTCGAGAATGCGATCTTCTTCGGCGATGTCACCGGCCGCCTCCGCCGGGCGTTCATCGGCGGTTCCTTGAAGGAAGGCAGGGGACGAATCCCCGCAAATTAGGCGCAGGCCGCGGGTTTATCGCATCCCGCCGGACAAGGTACACTGGCCGCTCTGCCCACCACGCGCAACGGAGAGCAGCCTCATGCCCCTTGTCCTCAACGCAGCGATGCTCGCCATCCTGGCCTACGCCCTGGGCTCGCTCTCTCCCGCCTATTTCGCCGGAAAAGCCCGCGGCCTTGACCTGCGCTTCGAGGGCCGCGAAACGCTCGATGCGAGAAATGCGGGTGAGATCCTGGGGCTCCCGTCGGGCGCCCTGGTATTTATCGGGGATGTCCTCAAGGCGCAGATCGCCATCGGACTGGCGCTTTATCTGGGAAATTCCCCGCTCGCCGTCGTGGGGGCTTCACTCGGTGTGGTGGCCGGGCATCTGTGGCCCCTCTATCACGGCTTCTCGGGAGGAGATGCGCTGGCGCCCGCGGCAGGTGTGCTCCTCGCGGTGGCCCCTTGGACGCTGCTCATCGCCTTCACCCTGCTGACGCTGCTTGCCTGTATCGTAGGGCGGATCGCCTACTCGGAGATCGCCACGGCGGCGCTGCTGCCGGGGGTGGCGCTTCTGGCGGAAAAGGGGCGGCTCGACACGCTCGCCATCGCCATCGGCCTCGCTCTTATCCTCATCGCCGCCCGCCGGCGGGAGGTGGAGATCCTCCTCGGAATACGGAAAAGAGAAGAAGCCTCCGAGGAGGAGACGCCCGGCTCGGGCTAGCGCGCCGCGGTCATTTTCCCCGCCTCCGAAGCAGCTCCCCGCCCGGTGAAATCGGAATGCACAAACCGGAAAGATTCCTCCTGATTCTTCCGGGCCGGAGCGCCCCGCCGCTGGAACGGAAAATTCCTTCGCGCTATATTGCCTCCTCGCGCCGGAGCCTCGCGGCGCACATTTTTTCGCTTTATTCAGCACATTGGAGATTTTGCCGTGGCGGACTTCGTAACGGGCCTGATCAAGCGCTATGCGGCGGACGACCGCTTCACCATGGAGCCCGACCCGGCGGGCAAGGGCATCAAACTCCGCATGAACGAGAATTGCTGGATGGAACTTGAAAAGCTCGACGATGCGGGCAAGCTGCGCA
This window harbors:
- a CDS encoding DUF3641 domain-containing protein; this translates as FGPPGDRSLKLVYNPVGDYLPPPQAALEADYRRELGERFGIRFNELRTITNMPITRFASYLKAGGKMERYMALLQGAYNAATLDGLMCRHLISVGWTGTLYDCDFNQMLDMAIGNGHPLKLWDTRAEDLIGRDITAGNHCYGCTAGAGSSCGGALI
- a CDS encoding glycerol-3-phosphate acyltransferase; its protein translation is MPLVLNAAMLAILAYALGSLSPAYFAGKARGLDLRFEGRETLDARNAGEILGLPSGALVFIGDVLKAQIAIGLALYLGNSPLAVVGASLGVVAGHLWPLYHGFSGGDALAPAAGVLLAVAPWTLLIAFTLLTLLACIVGRIAYSEIATAALLPGVALLAEKGRLDTLAIAIGLALILIAARRREVEILLGIRKREEASEEETPGSG